The genomic DNA ATATTATCTGGAAGTAAGAAGAGAGCATAATGAACCCAGCCATGCTTCTTTGCTCTTAGTCCACCCTCCACAGCTAGCTACGTGACAGCAGCAAAGCGTGCAGCACGTCTCCTTGCAGCACTCATGCCTGTGTGGGAGCAGTAATTGCTCTTGTGCTTTCTGTAATGTCACATCCTGATGATTTATGGCTGACTTGGATATACACATGCACAGGTATTTGGTCTTCCCATCACAGCTGGGTTTCTGGCACAGCTTTAATAAACCAAACTACCTATCTTGAAAGTAAGAGGAGTAAAAGAAAAGGTAAGTATGAACTATTTCATGAACTTTgtaaacacagaaagcaaacaggcCACAAATTCTGTCCAGCCCAGCCTATAGCCCTTCTCAAGAAAACTCTCAAAGCATGAATACCATGCACTGGAGGGTCTCACTATGttgtttacattttgtttccatgaaCAAAGAAGTTTCTCATATGTGCTTACTccagtcacaaaaaaaaaaaaactagtttCAGGtgtctgaaaaaggaaaataaaaacaaacaaacaaacaaacaaatgaaagagagagaaagactgcagcatgaaggttttttttttccgttACAAAGTGTTTTTCCATCAGGCAATTATTTATAAGAACTTTTGTTAACACTGGAGTTGAGGCTCTGGAACAAAATGGATATATTGTTTACTAGCTTTGTCAGTCGATCTGCTCTTACAAaacttctcccttccccctccgGTTCTCAGCCAAGTCAGTCTCTTGAATCACTCAGGAGTTGCCGTTTTCACTAAGATCTCCTTTCCCACAAATTGTCCCTTGAATAATGCCATCTTCAATGTACTGCCCTGTGGTGTCCGTGCTCCTGCCAAGCACAGTTGAGGGGATTCGTGATGAGCGTCTCTCCTGGTTCCTATCATCAGAGGAGCAGCAAAGCATTCTCTTCATGGTACCCCACATCTCATCATCTTTATAGGAATAAATTACTGGATTCATAACAGAGTTCAGCAGGGCCAGGAGAAGAAACCACCTTTTCACATTCTGAACCCCACAGTTGGTGCAGTTCAGGCCATCGAGCAGCAAGACAACCAGGCCAGGAGTCCAGCAGACAACAAATGCACCTAGAAATAAAGGAGAGTGAGAAAgtcaagcaaaaaaacaaacaaacaaacaaaaaacacttcagaCTGCCAGGGGGTTTCTTTTTACATCTTATGAGGCTATGTGTTCATcaaaaatttacaaaaaataaaaataaaaaaaggagaagactAAACACTGTCAGTAGCAAAACTGTATCTACAACAGCTTCTCTGCCTGGCCCAGAACACACAACTTGCAGGAGCCTGCAGGGAGAGAGcatccagctgctggcagccccagcCTGAACACAAGTAGGAAAAGGTCCTCACAATAGCAAAATGTCCAATCTGGTAGATAAATAAGACCTCTGAAGATCACAGCTCGCACTTTGAATGGAGATGCTGTCCTCTCTTCATTTCTCCCTTGTACTCCACGCTTCCCACTTCCTCCACTTGTAAGGGAGAATAGAGGAATAAACTAATAGATGAGTTAATGAAGATGAATCAAAATGAGAGTGGTGAAACAAGACGACAAAAGCCcagccctggagcagcaggaTTGTCCCCACCTGGGGGTGAAGCCGGTAGCGTGGGGGGGTTAGGATGGGACATGGCAATCCAACAGGCTTCCAGCCCCAAGAGGGGTCCCAGCATGTCCCCACCTCtgcctgcttcctgcagcaccacCAGCTCCCAGGTCCTTGCCTGGGAGCCCACTGAGAACACGGCCCTGGTGATGCTAACTTAGCACAAGCCACAATTGCTGCCTGACatactgaaatagaaaattatAACTGTGTGTGAAAGCACACTTCAAATATTATACTGAGGAAATTCCAATCATTTATAACAGCCCTTTTTTGgccttaaaaaataatgaaacacaTAAGGATGATAGCAGCTACATGCTAAGAAGCTCTCCTGGGATTCTCATGATCTGTTTTGTCTATTTTGGTCCTGCTCATTTCCAGGAGACTGCTGATTTTTCCCATGCCTGAGCTGTGCCCAGAGCCCAGAGCAGCCCGGCTATTTGCAGGACCCAGCCTAGAAGCACCTCTGGCATCCAGCACTCATCCAGTGCAGCACCTGCTTGTGTAGCAATACACACAGCCCCCAGCCAGGAGTTCAGTGGGCACAGTGCCCATCTGAAGGGCAAGCCATATAACAGCATATAAAACGAACTCATACGTTATACTGGATACTGAGTACTATATCCAGGGCAACACAGTGCAGATCTTGATGCAAAACGATCCTCttgcagatatttcttttcttttgaagagcTTCAAAAGGAATCCAGGTGAAGTGCAATCAGTGAGTTTACTGTGTTCCTAGAAGTACTATGCAGAATGCAAAGGCAAAAGACTAACTccttcagaaaacacattttctattCTGCTGTGCCAAGATGTTTGTGATGCTAAGTACCAATTTCATAGTGTTAGTTTAGAGTTAATGGTCAGCATCAGTAACATTCCTCCAGCACCACTggcaccaggagcagcaggctgccacCACAATGCACTTTCTCTGGTCAGTCCCCACACTATGCACTGGTTTGGCCCCACCATGCTGAGTAAGCAGCGGTGACAATAAGTTCTACAGTCTGCAGTGGAGCAAACATTGCACTGATTTACCATCCTGGGGCTAAAGGCAAATCCCACCCACGGCAGCCAGCACTGAAACCAGACCACCCAGACCAGAATGACTACATGAGAGGCTCAGCAAGTATTCAGACACAGTGCTTTTGCAGGCCACCAAGGGTCACTGGTGAACTTGTTGGCAACCATGCCAGTTCCATGCAGAAATTAATGTGGCAGCCAGCTCTTCCCTgagcaagcacagaaaacattcttttcaCAGTACCAAAGCATGCaaagtgcagcactgctttcctgAAAGTCAGCAGGAGAAGCAGACCCAAAGCCAGGTTTAACAGAAGTCACAGAGAAACCCCTCCTTCAAACAAATCCTGAGCTCAGCAGGTGGACTAAGTCAATGAATTCCCAGGATACAGAGCAGGAGACCTATCAATATTGCAAAGGCAAAAGTAAGGAGACAAAGTAAGGAGAGGGTGCAGACAGCTCTATGCTAtccagagcacagcatgcagaactTTCATTCCCCACTCTGGGAGGCTGCATCCTATCCATGACCAAGGACAGGGATAGAGAGGAatgcagtgacagcactgggGCTCCTACTTCAACTCCACCCAAAAAAAGCACATTGTTCTGTAGGGATACAACCTAAATCATTCACATCCTACTCATAGCAAGGTGCTGGTGAAAGCAAGGCACTGAGACTTACAGCCTTTCTAGGATTAAGATATTTTTAACCACAGACCTTTCACAGGGAGCCAtagttaaatataaatataagcCTTTCTTTTGTCCCTCTGGTGATTTTCTTTGCAGTCTTTTCATCCCGTAGCAGATCCTCTCCCTGACATTATGCCACACTTccaaaacaatttcttttctggGACTCTAAAATTCAGAGTGTGACATAAAGCAAATCCTGGCTGCAGCATGAACCAGAACTACTCTGAGACTTCACACCAGACTAAGGGAGATCAGGTATCACAGAGCCTCAAGGTCAACGTGAGGATTTTCCACTGGTTTGCAAACATGGATTTCCTTGTAGACTACATCATCTAtacttaaaaatgaaggaattcCTGTGTACCTGGAAGTGCTGCTGAGCCTTTGCCATAAATCTCTCCACATGCCAACactaagaaggaaaattaaaaaaaaaaaacaaaaacaaaaccaatcacAACCAATGTGGCAGCTTCCAGTTGTCCTTGCCACACGTGCACATAAGTTAAAACAGCATGTTACTGGTTAAACTATGTATTTACTAGAACTGAAAGTCATCTTCCTCAAGGAAGCTTTTTCATCAGGAATGTCACTGCCAAGTTCAGATGAGCGGTGGCACACACCCCACCTGGACATCACATACACCTGCCTGGGCCTTTCCTCTAAGCCACAACTGCACGCTCTGCCAGTACTAAGGCAAAGCTAAGGATTTTAGCCTCTTTTGCTAGGTTTCCCATTTCCAATCATGTAACTCCTCACAGTTTGGCATGCCAAAGGAAtgctatttctgctgcttctaaCCTGGAAGCAGGTTGGACCTGGGGACCAAaggcaaaaggagaaatgacAGGGACCTCAGTCCAGGTCTCTGAAAGAGCTATGCAAAGAGTGGTGCAAAGAACTCTCTGCAGCTGAGATCACCATGCATCCAGAAAGTTAAACTGAAATAAGGGCTCACTGGCACCTAACTGCAGGACCAAGGGAGAACTCCACTCATAGAGGATAGCAATGTTTTGGAAGTGATGCCTTGCCTCCACCTCCTTCCCCAGGGAGGAGAGCAAGCcaacagcagggcagcaggattTTGTCCTGAAGCTGCCATGACGCCAAGAGAGCATGTTAGCAAGCACCTTCATTCTCATCACATTTCCTCCAGCAACAGAGCTTCTTGGAATTACTTTTAACTAATATCATATCAGGCTTTTATTGGAAAGCATCTTCACACATTTAAGAGCAAACCACTGAAAGTAACTGCCTTGAGCTGAAAACCCCAAATCCACATGCGGCATACAGCTATATGTTGTTGCAACAGTGGAAATAAGAATAGCTTTAAAAGCATCAGAAATGGTCACTTGAGGGCTCTTTTGGTAATCAGAAAGACCAGAAAACATGGCTATCCAGTTTCTAATGCCTTTTGCATAGTGTGCTTGGATGACTAGGCCAGGAATGCATATTCAAGCTGTTCTAAGAAATCCTTATTCCTAGAAATAATCATTTATAAAAAGCCTGACAGAGCTAACATTTGTAGGATTGGTATGAAGGAAAATGCTAAGAAACATTTCCTCTGACACTGGAGTTTGGAATAGATGACACATGTATTCATTTGACTTTTATGGAGgtaatttctgttttgattttgcttCTGATTGGACATGTAAAAATGATGAGCGTCAAAGCAGTGCACAGACTTTCTAAGTTAAATTTCCCAGCAAGCTATGCCACCAGATGCTTTGCCTGAATCATAGTTTAATCTGGTGGCTTAGGAGCCattctggaagaaagaaaaagctgacaTTGATCTCGAAATCAACCCTAAGGCCCCTTATccccagcaaaagaaaaaaagaacttgaaagGAAGGACATGAACTTTGAAGTAGGTTATTTCTTTCCTGAATGCCTAAGAAGGAGCAGGAATGGATTCATACTGCCTCAAGAAACAAGTGTAAATAATTACACCCAGAGGGCTTTGTTCTGGTCTTTGGACTTAATCCTGCAGGTGCTCTCCACACCGCTCACTCTCTCTGCCTGTACCAGCTCAATAGCCTTCTTCCCAGTACAAAGACCTCTTAGCTCTGCTGGGCAAACACATACTAGCACTAAGAGCTAACAGTTATTCCCAGATTTTACTCAGCCTCGTCCAGCTTTGCTTTATACAACATTTCAGCAATAGCCTTCACTAAAGAATGATTACGAATaaatctctgctttccttctttatcTTAAGGATTTCTTGTCCACACATCTGACCTCGAAAATGGAAAAGACTGGCATAACTGAGGTTTGTTGAGGCAAAAGGGAGATGGCAGAGTAGCCAGCTGCTTGCAGTataaagcacagcagaaggtCTGGGTGAAATTTCCTCAGTTCCAGAAACATCTCTACTATTGTTCCTGAAGGAGCACAGCTAAGCTAGACGTAAGTACAGTACCACTGTACAGCACATAGCTGTGCCCCATGTACATAGGAACACCAACTTCCCCCAAATCTCCATCTGTCTTGCACTGGCTCGTACAACATCAGAAGTAAAGCCATATTCATGGCTTCAGAGTCCCCATCACCTGAGCCAGTGACAGCCCAGTTCCACCGCAGTGAGCTGCACAAGCCATACTTAAGTGAAGTCTGTCTTTCACATAACATCCCATTCAGATTGATTCAGATTCAGGTAAAATTCACCACACCAGCCAGCATTTTCTTCCAACAAAACAGCCATCCACTCTGGGCCCCTCtaattaatttgaaaagcagctgcatCACAACGAGCTGCAGTAAACTGAGCTGCTTAACTATCCAGAGCATCTTCAGGGCAGAATCTAAGTAAAATCTCAAGATGAAGGTGAATCTTCCTCTTACGAAACTAGTCTCTGGCAGGAGAAATTATCACAGATCCACCAAGCATCCTTTTCTATCCCCAGGGAAGGTGCATTTGCAAGTAGAATAGCTAGTGAACTTGGGAAACAGCCAAAAGGATTCAGGACGTTGTGCAGATATAGAAGAACATCTtttggaaagtatttttctggGTAGCAGTGATTCTTCCTAAGCCTTCCTCCACAGCTATGTTACAACTCACTCTTTCCACCAACAAAGAATGTATAACTTGTATTTTGTAAAAAGCTGCCTACAACCAAGCAGCCTGAGCATTTACCAAACAGAGATGCTTATTTTCTAAGAGTTGACTGGTCGTGTACCTCAGGCTGCTGTTTCAAGcaacatttatttcactgttcaaGTTGGACAGAAGGCTAACGAACTTCAGGGCTTTAatgagttttcattttgtttgtacaCGTGATTGGCTACCTGGTTGGCAGCCTCTTACCTAAAAGAGTCATGACGGTCTTCATAAGCTTCACAGGGGTCCTCCTGCGGCTAATAGATCCACTAGTGTGCGATGACAAGACATTAGTTTTCCGCTGGACATACATGTAGATTCTTATGTACACCACCACcataatgaagaaaacaacaagGTTTAGGACACTCCAGAACACCAAGTAACTTCTACTGTAAATAGGTGCCAGCGAAGAGCAGGCAGAAATGTCACAGAGGCAGTTCCAACCCAAGGTAGGAACGGCACCCATGAAAATGGCAATGGCCCAAATAGATATAATTAAGAAGGTGACTCTCTTCTTCGTGAGATTACTGTGGATCTTCATCCGCATGATTGACATGTGCCGCTCAACTGCTATGACGAGGAGATTCACCAGGGAAGCCGTCAGGCTCGTGTCCAGAAGACCCTGACGCAGAAACCAGCGGTTAACAGTTAATGTCTTAGACACAGGACCAGTGTGGAACATCAAGAAGACATAAGCAATCCCAGCAAAAAAGTCTGCAGCAGCTAAATTGGCCAACAGAtagtaaaatggaaaatgaaaccTCTTGTTCTTGACCACAGCTGCTATGACCAGTGAATTcgaaatgaaaatgaagaggcAAAAAAATGTCCCAAAACACAGAACACCAATCAGTGGTGGCCCTGTCCACTCATCTGCTGTGTGAGTGTTTGTCCTATTATAAAAGAAGTCCATGCTCTTATCATAGTAACATTCATTCATCCTGGATTACAGCCCCTGCATCctaggaagggaaaaaaaggaaaaattaaaattaactaCCGGTCCTTGCTTGAATCACCATAACTAGCAGCTTTCTTTTGGGGGCAAAGGAAGGGGTATGAGAAGGCATATATTTGCAGGCCTCAAGAAGATCATTCATATTGTACAATTTAATGCAGGAGACATTTGTCCACCAAAGGACTGCAATGCATGATGCTTTGATGAACTACGAATTTTCCCAAAGTCTTCCTTGCTTCTAAGCCCCCAGCAGTCCCCCTGCACTAACAGTCAcactgtgcaggcagcagtaTGGAAGTTAAGAGGTTAATAGTGACTTCCTGGAGGTCAAAAAAGTCTGAGCAACAGCCAGGCCCTTCTGACTGTGAAACCCCATGTTTGAGCCACAGCCCCatcattatttccatttcttagtGTATCCAGTCAGGACAGAGAAGCATAAATCATAACTCTTCCATTTTACTGGCTAAACAATGAAAAGCCTATTACTGGAAAcgtcttttttttccattatataTTAATGAACGTAATAACATATGCATATAAAATGCTAAAGGCATATATATTCTGAGCATGTGCCAGTTATTTACTGCTACAGGATTTAAGTAGATGTGCAGAAACGGGAAAGAAACACTGCACATATTTGACGGCACTGAAGCCACAGATTATTTTATTGGGCTGTCAACCCAAAGCCCTGTGAGCAACACACCCACCCACCAATTATCTTCAGACCCAAAACACAGTCCCCTAACCaactgcagcacacagaacaCCCCAACACAGCAGTAGCGCGGGGCTGTTCTCTTACACCCACTCAGCACAGCTTTGGACTATGAATGTGATGGAGGGGGAGGTCTGGTTTCCAGATGACAACACAGTTCAGCTTCTCCAGTGAGGTCAGTGTCAGCTGCCTGGGCAATCTGACTGCATTTTTTGCAAACCAAAAGAGCTCAAACTGATTCACGTAGGCAGTGGCTGCTCTTGGAGAGCAAAGGCTTTGCAGCCGGGTGTGAATTGATGTAATTGATGCCTGATTATCACTAGGCTTCATGTTTTCTGTCAGGATCTGAGTAAGTGTTTTAGCAACGACTTCACTAACAGATCCTATATAATGTTTACCAAACCCAGGAAACCAACTGCAGGACAAGATGCTGGTCACAGCAGGcaccacacagagcagctcccaaGGACAGGAGCGGCAGGGACACAGTGATGCTGGGGGAAACACAATGCCAGATCCATAAGCCTCCTCAGGAGCCTTGGGGTGTGAGACCAAGAAGAAGGCTTAGCGGGGccaaaaagagggaaaagtaaCAGATAAAATGGGCACAGGCAGAGATGTAAAGCAGGCGTAGGCTTTTTACTTCTGTAACTAATTCTGAATACAGATAAAGATCAGGTTCACTTAGGTAATCACAGGCTAATAATGGACTAGCAGTTATATTTCATCTCTGTAGTGACTGAGAAGCAAATTAAGCAACCCCCAGCAGGCTGGCTAACAATTcacatttatattaaaaatactttgagtTATAAAAGATTTGTCTTCTTTTACTTAAGTTATACTACACTGGCTATTTCCTTCAATATTTCTGTCATCTAATTTTAAATCACTTCATACTGCTCCACCATTATTACTTGCAGCAAACTGAACACTTTTTGAATACTTCATTTTCCTAAACTTGCTCCTTGCCCCTTCTGGTTTCAACCCTACACCATGCAGTCAGCAGGAAGGCCAGCTGCTTGACATTGGTTTCTATTTTATCATCTTCAAGAACACAGGCAAccactttttaagaaaaaatctcTTATTTAAAGCATCAAATTCAAGTAGCTAGAAGTAAGAACAGTTGTTTAAGGACAGGAAGCGGAAGGAAGCAAGTAAATCATCCCCTGCACTGAAATATTACAAAGCAACTCTCCATCTAAAAATAAAGGGGTTTCAGCAACTCTGATCTACCATCAGGAGTCACACAGAGATCCGTGCCTCTCTCTTGTTGCTCAGCGCAGCATGGTAGAGTTGAGCAGTCAGTAAATCTCACATTTTTACTCAGAAACTACTCAGAACAAGCTGCAATTAAATCTGTAAGTGACCAGAAGGCCCCAggcagcaacagaaaacagcCACTGGAGCTGGGAGCCCTGCCCAGTGCAGGTGGTTCTGGGCTCACCCACTGAGGCAGAAAAGGGCTTGCTGAGCCTGGCAGGGAGCTTCTGCAGAACAACACAAGCGCCTGCATATAGAACTAGCATTTTGGGCAAGAacagtaggggaaaaaaaatctgtgaaaatTACAGGGAAGGATTTCTGAACATGTATCTTACTGTGTAATCATCTCAAGAGGTGGATCTCTTGCTTGCAAGTGACAGGACAGTAAAGAGATCTGCAAACATTCTTTTGTATCTTATCTGGGGAATGAGCTTAAAGAAACCTGTAATATCAACTCCGAACTTTAATTCTAAATACTACAGATTATTGAGATGCCAT from Lagopus muta isolate bLagMut1 chromosome 5, bLagMut1 primary, whole genome shotgun sequence includes the following:
- the LPAR3 gene encoding lysophosphatidic acid receptor 3 translates to MNECYYDKSMDFFYNRTNTHTADEWTGPPLIGVLCFGTFFCLFIFISNSLVIAAVVKNKRFHFPFYYLLANLAAADFFAGIAYVFLMFHTGPVSKTLTVNRWFLRQGLLDTSLTASLVNLLVIAVERHMSIMRMKIHSNLTKKRVTFLIISIWAIAIFMGAVPTLGWNCLCDISACSSLAPIYSRSYLVFWSVLNLVVFFIMVVVYIRIYMYVQRKTNVLSSHTSGSISRRRTPVKLMKTVMTLLGAFVVCWTPGLVVLLLDGLNCTNCGVQNVKRWFLLLALLNSVMNPVIYSYKDDEMWGTMKRMLCCSSDDRNQERRSSRIPSTVLGRSTDTTGQYIEDGIIQGTICGKGDLSENGNS